In Cupriavidus basilensis, the following proteins share a genomic window:
- a CDS encoding efflux RND transporter periplasmic adaptor subunit, producing the protein MSNQAIEQASHPVIQSYRHSVMKRFALNATALLPLLLVAAAAGAAPVAAPTTFAGADKDGRIRTQLAAREFATISSEINAKIDRLPLRDGDSFRAGQTLVSFDCALFSAQLRKADASAEAAQQVLAVNKRLAELNSVGKLEIEQAQAKAKESAAEAAYMRSTVSKCSIAAPFSGRVTKRLAMAHEFVTPGKPLLEIVDSSDLELQMIVPSRWLARIKPGTPFTVLVDELNQSFPAKVSRIGARIDPVSQAISITGKIDGSQASLLPGMSGWASFADK; encoded by the coding sequence TTGAGCAACCAAGCAATCGAGCAAGCCAGTCATCCCGTAATCCAGTCTTACCGTCACTCCGTAATGAAACGCTTTGCATTAAACGCCACTGCTTTGCTGCCGCTGCTGCTGGTGGCAGCAGCGGCTGGTGCCGCACCCGTGGCCGCGCCCACCACGTTTGCCGGCGCCGACAAGGATGGCCGAATCCGGACCCAGCTGGCAGCGCGCGAGTTCGCCACCATCTCCAGCGAGATCAACGCCAAGATCGACCGCCTGCCGTTGCGTGACGGCGACAGCTTCCGCGCCGGCCAGACGCTGGTCTCGTTCGACTGCGCGCTGTTCAGCGCGCAGCTGCGCAAGGCCGACGCCTCGGCCGAGGCCGCGCAGCAGGTGCTTGCCGTCAACAAGCGCCTGGCGGAACTGAACTCGGTCGGCAAGCTGGAGATCGAGCAGGCGCAAGCCAAGGCCAAGGAATCGGCCGCGGAGGCCGCCTATATGCGCTCCACCGTCAGCAAGTGCAGCATCGCGGCGCCGTTCTCGGGCCGCGTGACAAAGCGCCTGGCGATGGCGCACGAGTTTGTCACGCCGGGTAAGCCGCTGCTTGAGATTGTCGATTCCAGCGATCTTGAGCTGCAGATGATCGTGCCGTCCAGGTGGCTGGCGCGCATCAAGCCCGGCACGCCGTTCACGGTCCTGGTCGATGAGCTCAACCAGTCGTTCCCGGCCAAGGTCAGCCGCATCGGCGCCAGGATCGACCCGGTGAGCCAGGCGATTTCCATCACCGGCAAGATCGACGGCAGCCAGGCTTCCTTGCTGCCGGGCATGAGCGGCTGGGCGAGTTTCGCGGACAAATGA
- the hppD gene encoding 4-hydroxyphenylpyruvate dioxygenase, whose protein sequence is MADLFENPMQLMGFEFVEFASPTPNLLEPIFEQMGFTLVARHRSKDVVLYRQGDINFIVNREPHSPAAYFAAEHGPSACGMAFRVKDSHKAYARALELGAQPVEIATGPMELRLPAIKGIGGAPLYLIDRFEEGKSIYDIDFEFIDGVDRHPVGLGLRLIDHLTHNVYRGRMAYWANFYEKLFNFREIRYFDIQGEYTGLTSKAMTAPDGKIRIPLNEESSKGSGQIEEFLMAFNGEGIQHIAFLTDNLIEVIDSLQMAGVPLMTAPNDYYYDGLEARLPGHGQPVDQLKARGILVDGTTEGGKPRLLLQIFSKASLGPVFFEFIQRKGDEGFGEGNFKALFESLERDQIERGTLKV, encoded by the coding sequence ATGGCCGATCTGTTTGAAAACCCGATGCAGTTGATGGGCTTCGAATTCGTGGAATTCGCCTCGCCCACTCCCAACCTACTGGAACCGATCTTCGAGCAGATGGGCTTCACGCTGGTGGCGCGCCACCGCTCCAAGGACGTGGTGCTGTACCGCCAGGGCGACATCAATTTCATCGTCAACCGCGAGCCGCACAGCCCGGCTGCCTACTTTGCCGCCGAGCACGGCCCCAGCGCCTGCGGCATGGCGTTCCGCGTCAAGGATTCGCACAAGGCCTATGCCCGCGCGCTGGAACTCGGCGCGCAGCCGGTGGAAATCGCCACCGGCCCGATGGAGCTGCGCCTGCCGGCGATCAAGGGCATCGGCGGCGCGCCGCTGTACCTGATCGACCGCTTTGAAGAAGGCAAGTCCATCTACGACATCGACTTCGAATTCATCGATGGCGTGGACCGTCATCCGGTGGGCCTCGGCCTGCGCCTGATCGACCACCTGACGCACAACGTCTACCGTGGACGCATGGCTTACTGGGCTAATTTCTACGAAAAGCTCTTCAACTTCCGCGAAATCCGCTATTTCGATATCCAGGGCGAATACACCGGCCTGACCTCGAAGGCCATGACCGCGCCGGATGGCAAGATCCGCATCCCGCTGAACGAAGAATCGTCCAAGGGCAGCGGCCAGATCGAGGAATTCCTGATGGCCTTCAATGGCGAAGGCATCCAGCACATCGCCTTCCTGACGGACAACCTGATCGAAGTCATCGACAGCCTGCAGATGGCCGGCGTGCCCCTGATGACGGCGCCCAACGACTATTACTACGACGGCCTGGAAGCGCGCCTGCCCGGCCACGGCCAGCCCGTGGATCAGCTCAAGGCGCGCGGCATCCTGGTCGACGGCACCACCGAAGGCGGCAAGCCCCGCCTGCTGCTGCAGATCTTCTCCAAGGCTTCGCTCGGCCCGGTGTTCTTCGAGTTCATCCAGCGCAAGGGCGACGAAGGCTTTGGCGAAGGCAACTTCAAGGCGCTGTTCGAATCGCTCGAGCGCGACCAGATTGAGCGCGGCACGCTCAAGGTCTGA
- a CDS encoding ankyrin repeat domain-containing protein codes for MLGAAALALACLAGTPRHALAYDIGAVIDAMRLSRYALNAPERRVWGTENARDALLVGQVENRLFFYRYVREGSTSRLAFRSAPLVIDPGTWRPAHEENVSVTTPRGDETFYWVAYTYNDVDGKQVNGYLVDTAGEAITVRADAGTATVTSTRPWDAARQAQAMATLRKALVSYPSRLTAMPADLRFVQRPPVDTLAAFRALHQAARAIPRLKTTEFARALAQLRTFVLAQDYREIDPKGEYPDTLVALNDYGFWLAETGDAAQADLILGEVLRRDPSRIAAYLNRADARWQQRERERNPEKRDYYLALAREDYRQYCSLRLVSNNAIPSNVAARISTALDETQLSAATCRPRLEIFPAIKAGDLQAVRLQLARGQDPNGVNEHGVSALSVAVYYQQEAIVRALLAGGVKVNGPNRGPALMASAMPDGRDQRPLAQRYAIADILLAAGASLEAPDINGTPLLITRTSYYGDDRATLEYLLSHGADPNTHDKKGRTVLHAAISNLRTRWFADQLLAKGADINAAYIRMYYGNSPMWETPLLEALRESDGELKPGAALAIPERVAFVLDRGADASVGGYGGKDAVARNGLDEALRLSASYLQPALVDRLVQASRKPAAPLTSEPLSALLRAWSYLEARARASKDSPAWDGLRASARATAERMVAAGVSLSYQNSAQGMKDNAIAPLSAPWLPDDLYLAWLKAGADQTDRSDGGMRINGVDQNDALPLVIMMQLGQQAKVKMLLERDAALYRDPQRCGMAVADVLSWQLGNAAKAISPEMAGAVSHVMQGAAKAGNCDMRMKARARPYSGVSADALARYIERGVAAR; via the coding sequence TTGCTCGGCGCCGCGGCGCTGGCACTAGCCTGCCTCGCCGGCACGCCGCGCCACGCGCTGGCCTACGATATCGGCGCGGTGATCGACGCCATGCGCCTTAGCCGCTATGCCCTGAACGCGCCTGAGCGGCGCGTGTGGGGCACAGAGAACGCGCGCGATGCGCTGCTGGTCGGCCAGGTCGAAAACCGCTTGTTCTTCTACCGCTACGTGCGCGAAGGCAGCACGTCCAGGCTGGCGTTTCGCTCTGCGCCGCTGGTGATCGACCCCGGCACCTGGCGGCCGGCGCACGAGGAAAACGTGTCCGTCACCACGCCCAGGGGCGACGAGACCTTTTACTGGGTGGCCTATACCTACAACGATGTCGACGGCAAGCAGGTCAACGGCTACCTGGTGGACACAGCCGGCGAAGCCATCACGGTGCGCGCCGACGCCGGCACCGCGACGGTGACCAGCACGCGGCCCTGGGACGCGGCGCGCCAGGCACAGGCCATGGCCACGCTGCGCAAAGCCTTGGTGAGCTATCCCAGCCGCCTGACGGCCATGCCGGCCGACTTGCGCTTCGTGCAGCGCCCGCCGGTCGACACACTGGCTGCCTTCCGGGCGCTGCACCAGGCAGCGCGCGCCATCCCCCGCTTGAAGACCACGGAATTCGCCCGCGCGCTGGCGCAGTTGCGCACCTTCGTTTTGGCGCAGGATTATCGCGAGATCGATCCCAAGGGCGAATACCCCGACACGCTGGTCGCACTGAACGACTACGGATTCTGGCTGGCCGAGACCGGCGATGCCGCCCAGGCCGACCTGATCCTGGGCGAGGTGCTGCGCCGGGACCCGTCGCGCATCGCCGCCTACCTGAACCGCGCGGACGCGCGCTGGCAGCAGCGCGAGCGCGAGCGCAACCCGGAAAAGCGCGACTATTACCTGGCGCTGGCGCGCGAGGACTACCGCCAGTACTGCAGCCTGCGGCTGGTGTCCAACAACGCCATCCCGTCCAATGTGGCGGCCCGCATCAGCACCGCGCTGGACGAGACGCAACTGAGCGCGGCCACCTGCCGGCCGCGCCTGGAGATCTTCCCGGCGATCAAGGCCGGCGACCTGCAGGCGGTGCGCCTGCAACTGGCGCGCGGCCAGGATCCGAACGGGGTCAACGAGCATGGCGTATCCGCGCTGAGCGTGGCGGTGTACTACCAGCAGGAAGCGATCGTGCGCGCCTTGCTGGCCGGCGGCGTCAAGGTGAACGGGCCGAACCGGGGCCCGGCCTTGATGGCTTCGGCCATGCCGGACGGACGCGACCAGCGGCCCCTGGCGCAGCGCTACGCCATCGCGGACATCCTGCTGGCGGCGGGCGCCTCGCTGGAGGCGCCCGACATCAACGGCACGCCTTTGCTGATCACGCGCACGTCCTACTATGGGGACGATCGCGCCACGCTGGAATACCTGCTGTCCCACGGCGCGGATCCGAACACGCATGACAAGAAAGGCCGCACCGTGCTGCACGCCGCCATCAGCAACTTGCGCACGCGCTGGTTTGCGGATCAGCTGCTGGCCAAGGGTGCCGACATCAACGCGGCCTACATCCGCATGTACTACGGCAACAGCCCCATGTGGGAAACGCCCTTGCTGGAAGCGCTGCGCGAGTCGGACGGCGAGTTGAAGCCGGGCGCAGCCCTCGCCATCCCGGAGCGCGTGGCCTTTGTGCTCGATCGTGGCGCGGACGCTTCGGTGGGCGGCTATGGCGGCAAGGACGCTGTGGCGCGCAACGGCCTGGACGAGGCGCTGCGCCTCTCGGCCTCCTATTTGCAGCCCGCGCTGGTAGACCGGCTGGTGCAGGCCTCGCGCAAGCCGGCGGCGCCGCTGACCAGCGAGCCCCTGTCGGCCCTGCTGCGCGCGTGGAGCTACCTGGAGGCACGCGCGCGAGCCAGCAAGGACAGCCCCGCGTGGGACGGCCTGCGCGCCAGCGCGCGCGCCACGGCCGAGCGGATGGTTGCGGCCGGCGTCAGCCTCAGCTACCAGAACAGCGCGCAGGGCATGAAGGACAACGCGATCGCGCCGCTGAGCGCGCCATGGCTGCCGGATGACCTGTACCTGGCGTGGCTGAAGGCGGGGGCCGACCAGACCGACCGCAGCGACGGCGGCATGCGCATCAACGGCGTGGACCAGAACGACGCGCTGCCGCTGGTGATCATGATGCAGCTAGGCCAGCAAGCCAAGGTAAAGATGCTGCTGGAGCGCGACGCCGCGCTATACCGCGACCCGCAACGCTGCGGCATGGCCGTGGCGGATGTGCTGTCATGGCAGCTGGGCAATGCCGCCAAGGCCATCAGCCCGGAAATGGCGGGTGCGGTCAGCCATGTCATGCAAGGCGCCGCCAAGGCCGGCAATTGCGACATGCGCATGAAGGCGCGCGCCAGGCCGTATAGCGGTGTGAGCGCCGATGCGTTGGCGCGCTACATCGAAAGAGGCGTCGCCGCGCGCTGA
- a CDS encoding MFS transporter, translating into MNNPASAAHHRELTSAADAETLARRARRGIVLLTFAFALSQFYRSCLAVMAPELQHDFGLSAAGFGTLSSSFFLAFAVAQIPVGIAFDRYGVGKPTSLLLAIGAVSAVVFSLAPNGTVAMLAQAGLGLACAPVFMGLLHFASEQLSEKNYTRVVSQSNATGMIGALCATAPLGWAMHLLGWRVAMSVAALCMVVACYGVWRFVRDDGHAEARGVPLGSMLSQSAKLLAIVPLWTLIPMCVAMAAGTAFRNAWSGPYLASVYGLNSGSRGIALTLLSVSGFLTAFFLPVLVRRSSLKTTIAGWSCFAMSGAIALSLWPTHGIVSGVALMALLSTIGMLHPLVMAQGRGLVPPSSRGRGLGVLNTFVFLGSALASWGFGMIASMGDARHWPVAKTYSTIFLTAAVVVALAVAPYFFSPSSPSVIKR; encoded by the coding sequence TTGAACAATCCGGCCAGCGCTGCGCATCATCGCGAGCTCACCTCGGCGGCCGACGCCGAGACCCTGGCGCGGCGCGCGCGCCGGGGCATCGTCCTGCTGACCTTCGCGTTCGCGCTGAGCCAGTTCTATCGCAGTTGCCTGGCGGTGATGGCGCCGGAGCTCCAGCACGACTTCGGCCTGTCGGCGGCGGGCTTCGGCACCTTGTCTTCCTCCTTCTTCCTGGCATTCGCGGTTGCGCAGATTCCCGTGGGGATTGCGTTCGACCGGTATGGTGTGGGCAAGCCGACGTCCTTGCTGCTGGCCATTGGCGCGGTGTCCGCCGTGGTGTTCTCGCTGGCGCCGAACGGTACCGTCGCCATGCTGGCGCAGGCCGGGCTGGGGCTGGCTTGCGCGCCGGTCTTCATGGGGCTGCTGCATTTTGCTTCCGAGCAGCTGTCCGAGAAAAACTACACGCGGGTTGTCAGCCAGTCCAATGCCACCGGCATGATCGGCGCGCTGTGCGCCACGGCGCCGCTCGGATGGGCCATGCATCTGCTCGGCTGGCGCGTGGCGATGTCCGTCGCGGCGCTGTGCATGGTGGTGGCCTGCTACGGTGTCTGGCGCTTCGTGCGCGATGATGGCCATGCCGAGGCGCGCGGTGTGCCGCTGGGCTCCATGCTCTCGCAAAGCGCCAAGCTGCTGGCCATCGTCCCCTTGTGGACCCTGATCCCGATGTGCGTCGCCATGGCGGCCGGCACGGCGTTCCGCAACGCATGGAGCGGCCCTTACCTGGCCAGCGTGTACGGCTTGAATTCCGGCTCGCGGGGCATCGCGCTTACGCTGCTGAGCGTGAGCGGGTTCCTCACGGCGTTCTTCCTGCCCGTGCTGGTCCGGCGCAGCTCGCTCAAGACCACCATCGCGGGATGGTCCTGCTTTGCGATGTCGGGCGCCATTGCGCTGAGCCTCTGGCCCACGCATGGCATCGTCAGCGGTGTGGCGCTGATGGCCTTGCTGTCGACCATCGGCATGCTGCATCCGCTGGTCATGGCGCAGGGGCGCGGGCTGGTGCCGCCGTCTTCACGCGGGCGCGGGCTTGGCGTGCTCAACACCTTTGTGTTCCTGGGCTCGGCGCTGGCGTCGTGGGGATTCGGCATGATCGCCAGCATGGGCGACGCCCGGCACTGGCCGGTGGCGAAGACCTATTCGACGATCTTTCTCACGGCTGCCGTGGTCGTGGCGCTTGCCGTGGCGCCGTATTTCTTCAGCCCATCCAGCCCGTCCGTGATCAAGCGCTGA
- a CDS encoding Lrp/AsnC family transcriptional regulator, with amino-acid sequence MHKDELDRIDRRLLGALQENGRASNLELADAIRLSPAQTLRRHRRLEELGVIKRYEARLDSASLGFGVVAFIHVTMERGHIRDLSNFKGLVAELAQIQECFSVTGDIDYVLKVVARDLKSLSDFLLDTLMRIPGVSGVKSSVCLDEIKCTSAMPLEP; translated from the coding sequence GTGCACAAAGATGAGCTAGACCGCATCGACCGGCGCCTGCTGGGAGCGTTGCAGGAAAATGGGCGCGCATCCAACCTGGAACTGGCCGACGCCATCCGCCTGTCGCCAGCCCAGACGCTGCGCCGCCACCGGCGCCTGGAAGAGCTTGGCGTGATCAAGCGCTACGAGGCCCGGCTGGACTCCGCTAGCCTGGGCTTCGGCGTGGTGGCCTTTATCCATGTCACGATGGAGCGCGGCCATATCCGGGACCTGTCGAACTTCAAGGGGTTGGTCGCCGAGCTGGCGCAGATCCAGGAGTGCTTCTCCGTGACCGGCGATATCGACTATGTGCTCAAGGTGGTGGCGCGCGACCTGAAGTCGCTGTCGGACTTCCTGCTCGACACCCTGATGCGCATCCCGGGCGTGAGCGGCGTGAAATCCAGCGTCTGCCTGGACGAGATCAAGTGCACCAGCGCCATGCCGCTGGAGCCTTGA
- a CDS encoding efflux RND transporter periplasmic adaptor subunit produces MTQGADAPTAVAPLLALLQLERRAREAQSVEALGFVMANETLSLVPYRQAAVWLESGLGQVSAVSGLPQVDPNAPYLQWLTQLCRGLAHAHADTTPVDAGAAPAKTSADWADWLPAHALWLPLKDQLGRRDGALLLAREAPFTEHELAVLAEVTHAYGHALAAFRPAQPLGQRLKAMLRPGRTRRRVLLGLLVVCLIPMRLTVLAPAEVSARDPFLVRAPLDGVIERVYVQPNQPVPQGAPLFSLDTVALQTRRAVAERAYDTAQETYRQSAQMAVTDDESRLKMAQTRGELDQKALELDYTARQLARVQVKAEREGVAVFGDVNDWQGKAVTIGEKVLLLADPAKVELTAQMPVAEQVSIQAGDTITFYPDANPTQAFDARIISVSYAAAETDGGVLAYRVRASFAAKDLPRLGLRGTARLSAGWVPFLYHALRRPLTVARQWIGI; encoded by the coding sequence ATGACGCAAGGCGCCGATGCACCAACGGCGGTTGCCCCGCTGCTCGCGCTGCTGCAGCTGGAGCGCCGCGCGCGCGAAGCGCAAAGCGTGGAGGCGCTCGGGTTTGTGATGGCCAACGAGACGCTCAGCCTCGTGCCGTACCGGCAGGCGGCGGTCTGGCTGGAGAGCGGCCTGGGCCAGGTCTCGGCCGTATCCGGCCTGCCGCAGGTCGACCCCAACGCGCCTTATCTGCAATGGCTGACCCAGCTCTGCCGTGGGCTGGCTCATGCCCACGCCGATACCACGCCCGTCGATGCGGGTGCCGCGCCCGCTAAAACCAGCGCCGACTGGGCAGACTGGCTGCCCGCGCACGCCCTGTGGCTGCCGCTCAAAGACCAGCTCGGCCGGCGCGACGGCGCGCTGCTGCTCGCGCGCGAAGCGCCGTTTACCGAGCACGAGCTGGCGGTGCTGGCCGAAGTCACGCATGCCTACGGCCACGCCCTGGCGGCGTTCCGGCCCGCGCAGCCGCTGGGCCAGCGGCTCAAGGCCATGCTGCGGCCGGGGCGAACCCGCCGCCGGGTCCTGCTCGGCCTGCTGGTGGTCTGCCTCATTCCCATGCGGCTCACGGTGCTGGCCCCGGCCGAGGTGTCTGCGCGGGATCCGTTCCTGGTGCGCGCGCCGCTCGATGGCGTGATCGAACGCGTGTACGTCCAGCCGAACCAGCCGGTGCCGCAAGGCGCGCCGCTGTTCAGCCTGGACACGGTGGCGCTGCAGACCCGCCGCGCCGTGGCCGAGCGCGCTTACGATACGGCGCAGGAGACGTACCGCCAGTCCGCGCAGATGGCGGTGACCGACGACGAGAGCCGCCTCAAGATGGCCCAGACCCGCGGGGAACTGGACCAGAAGGCGCTGGAACTCGACTACACCGCCAGGCAGCTGGCGCGCGTGCAGGTCAAGGCCGAGCGCGAGGGCGTGGCCGTTTTCGGCGATGTGAACGACTGGCAGGGCAAGGCCGTCACCATTGGCGAGAAGGTCTTGCTGCTGGCCGACCCGGCCAAGGTGGAACTCACCGCGCAGATGCCGGTGGCCGAGCAGGTCAGCATCCAGGCCGGCGACACGATCACTTTTTACCCGGACGCCAACCCGACCCAGGCATTCGATGCCCGCATCATCAGCGTATCCTACGCTGCGGCCGAAACCGATGGCGGCGTGCTGGCCTACCGCGTGCGCGCCAGCTTTGCCGCCAAGGACCTGCCGCGGCTTGGCCTGCGCGGCACCGCGCGGCTGTCGGCCGGCTGGGTTCCTTTTCTCTATCATGCGCTGCGCCGTCCGTTGACGGTCGCGCGCCAGTGGATAGGCATTTAA
- the cysC gene encoding adenylyl-sulfate kinase produces the protein MHLTHLTHLTPDATHDTGRRPGTIWITGLSGAGKTTLSHALRKRMLAAGHPVLLLDGDEMRAGLNRDLGFSDADRTENIRRAAEVARLANRSGLWVVAAFISPLRSQRQQAREIIGGDAFVEVFLSASFAACAQRDAKGLYARASAGQISQFTGLSAPYEAPLAPDLAIDTEVVGPEQAADLICEVLAARASWTAQA, from the coding sequence ATGCACCTCACGCACCTTACGCACCTCACGCCAGATGCAACGCACGACACCGGGCGCCGGCCGGGAACGATCTGGATCACCGGGCTATCAGGGGCGGGCAAGACCACGCTCAGCCACGCCCTGCGCAAGCGGATGCTGGCCGCCGGCCATCCGGTGCTGCTGCTCGATGGCGATGAAATGCGCGCTGGCCTCAACCGCGATCTGGGCTTTTCGGACGCGGACCGCACGGAGAACATCCGCCGCGCCGCTGAAGTGGCCAGGCTCGCCAATCGCAGCGGCCTGTGGGTGGTGGCGGCATTCATCTCGCCGCTGCGCAGCCAGCGCCAGCAGGCGCGCGAGATCATCGGCGGGGATGCGTTCGTTGAAGTGTTTCTCAGCGCCAGCTTCGCGGCTTGCGCGCAGCGCGATGCCAAGGGGCTCTATGCCAGGGCGTCGGCCGGGCAGATCAGCCAGTTCACCGGCCTGAGCGCTCCGTACGAAGCCCCCCTTGCGCCTGACCTGGCGATCGATACCGAAGTCGTCGGGCCGGAGCAGGCGGCGGATTTGATCTGCGAGGTGCTGGCGGCGCGGGCGTCGTGGACAGCGCAGGCATGA
- a CDS encoding HlyD family efflux transporter periplasmic adaptor subunit has translation MLPPLRQDLTLHPGPAEPSGAPTWTLHDPAANKFYQLSWPAFEILSRWPLGEARALLDAVNRETTLTVGEDELEAVVQLLHRHNLLLAWRAQDSARLGRIAGAHRVSKAMWLLKHYLFFRVPLVRPMPMLQRCAPWVEWAFKPRFWWGVGLVALLGLYLVSRRWDEFTHTFASYAGLQGLLGIGLALSLAKVLHELGHAATAYRYGCRVPTMGVAFLVMWPVLYTDTNEAWKLMRREDRLKIGAAGMLSELALAAFATVAWSFLPDGPLRAGAFMLATSTWLLTLAINASPFMRFDGYFLLADWLNMPNLHDRAFAMARWWLRERLFGFADPAPESFSASRRRFLIVFAILTWLYRLGLFFGIALTVYHLFFKTLGLALLAIELGVFIVMPVVREVLAWRHRRADIHWNAQTRRAVVLLGVLLAVVVIPWGGTIRAPAVLSASQSQSLYAAQPGYVSGGAVQAGQTVAAGQLLAQLVSPELDFRLAAAQAQAQQLRWQMEQQPFATKLREEGDVLRRRWAAAQAEVAGLAEERKRMEVRAPFAGRVVDANLFLADGAWLARGEPLYHIVGQGSELKAEAFIGEQDHAALTAGSSGVFVANLPEFGSVRCTAAQTDQVNVAGLEQRTLASLYGGPIAVTRSQHNGLAPTTAIFRVRLSHCDSLPLSRELPGTVLLARQRHSLAGDAWTALLGLMQRERGL, from the coding sequence GTGTTGCCCCCATTACGCCAGGACCTCACGCTGCACCCCGGTCCGGCCGAGCCCAGCGGCGCACCCACCTGGACCTTGCACGATCCGGCCGCCAACAAGTTCTATCAACTATCCTGGCCGGCATTCGAGATCCTCTCGCGCTGGCCGCTTGGCGAAGCGCGCGCGCTGCTCGATGCGGTGAACCGCGAGACCACGCTGACCGTGGGCGAGGACGAACTCGAAGCGGTGGTGCAGCTGCTCCACCGGCACAACCTGCTGCTTGCGTGGCGGGCGCAGGACAGCGCGCGTCTGGGCCGCATCGCGGGCGCGCACCGCGTGAGCAAGGCCATGTGGCTGCTCAAGCATTACTTGTTCTTCCGCGTGCCGCTGGTGCGGCCCATGCCCATGCTGCAGCGCTGCGCGCCGTGGGTCGAATGGGCGTTCAAGCCGCGCTTCTGGTGGGGCGTGGGGCTGGTGGCCCTGCTTGGCCTTTACCTGGTCTCGCGCCGCTGGGATGAATTTACCCATACCTTTGCCTCCTATGCGGGCCTGCAGGGATTGCTGGGCATCGGGCTGGCGCTGTCGCTGGCCAAGGTGCTGCATGAACTGGGCCACGCCGCTACCGCCTACCGTTACGGCTGCCGCGTACCCACCATGGGGGTCGCCTTCCTGGTGATGTGGCCGGTACTCTATACGGACACCAACGAAGCCTGGAAGCTGATGCGGCGCGAGGACCGGCTCAAGATCGGCGCCGCCGGCATGCTCTCGGAACTGGCGCTGGCCGCCTTTGCCACGGTGGCGTGGAGCTTCCTGCCGGACGGGCCGCTGCGTGCGGGCGCGTTCATGCTGGCAACCAGCACGTGGCTGCTGACCCTCGCCATCAATGCCAGCCCGTTCATGCGCTTCGACGGCTACTTCCTGCTGGCGGACTGGCTCAATATGCCCAACCTGCACGACCGGGCATTCGCGATGGCGCGCTGGTGGCTGCGGGAGCGGCTGTTCGGCTTCGCGGATCCGGCACCCGAATCCTTTTCCGCCTCGCGGCGCCGCTTCCTCATTGTCTTCGCCATCCTGACCTGGCTTTACCGGCTCGGCTTGTTCTTTGGCATCGCGCTGACCGTCTATCACCTGTTTTTCAAGACGCTGGGGCTGGCCCTGCTGGCCATCGAGCTTGGCGTGTTCATCGTCATGCCGGTCGTTCGCGAAGTGCTGGCGTGGCGCCACCGCCGTGCGGATATCCACTGGAACGCGCAGACCCGGCGCGCCGTGGTCTTGCTCGGCGTGCTGCTGGCCGTGGTCGTGATCCCCTGGGGCGGCACCATTCGCGCACCGGCCGTGCTCAGCGCCAGCCAGAGCCAGTCGCTCTATGCGGCCCAGCCCGGCTATGTGAGCGGCGGCGCGGTGCAAGCCGGGCAGACTGTCGCCGCAGGCCAGTTGCTGGCGCAGCTGGTCTCGCCGGAACTGGACTTCCGCCTGGCCGCCGCGCAGGCGCAGGCGCAGCAACTGCGCTGGCAAATGGAGCAGCAGCCGTTTGCCACCAAACTGCGCGAGGAGGGCGATGTGCTGCGCCGCCGCTGGGCCGCCGCCCAGGCGGAGGTGGCGGGCCTTGCCGAAGAGCGCAAGCGCATGGAAGTGCGCGCACCGTTCGCCGGGCGCGTGGTGGATGCCAACCTGTTCCTCGCCGATGGCGCATGGCTGGCGCGCGGCGAACCGCTTTACCATATCGTCGGCCAGGGTAGCGAGCTCAAGGCGGAGGCCTTCATCGGCGAGCAAGACCATGCCGCGCTCACCGCCGGCAGCAGCGGCGTCTTTGTCGCCAACCTCCCGGAATTCGGCTCGGTGCGCTGCACCGCCGCGCAGACGGACCAGGTCAATGTAGCCGGCCTGGAGCAGCGCACGCTGGCCAGCCTCTATGGCGGCCCCATCGCGGTCACGCGCAGCCAGCACAACGGGCTGGCGCCCACCACGGCCATCTTCCGCGTGCGCTTGTCGCATTGCGATTCGCTCCCTCTTTCTCGCGAACTGCCCGGTACCGTGCTGCTGGCGCGCCAGCGCCATAGCCTGGCGGGCGATGCCTGGACTGCGCTGCTGGGTCTGATGCAGCGCGAACGCGGCCTTTGA